One window from the genome of Eucalyptus grandis isolate ANBG69807.140 chromosome 7, ASM1654582v1, whole genome shotgun sequence encodes:
- the LOC104453813 gene encoding transcription factor HHO2 — protein sequence MDNNHHHHHHHQFQKMQSYMEALEEEKRKIQVFQRELPLCLELVNRAIEACRQQLSGTTTENMQGGQSQCSDQTSTDGPVLEEFIPIKRICSASDDEEEEEGDEQHSHKKSKSDGAADKKKSDWLRSAQLWNQTTPGPTPQQEATPRRVSVVEVTRNGGAFQPFLRENKIPVKTSTSHDSDRQNKNNQSLIELHSPVPVTATSSTADTTTANGNGNGTRKEEKEGQTQRKQRRCWSPELHRRFLQSLQQLGGPHVATPKQIRELMKVDGLTNDEVKSHLQKYRLHTRRPSPTQHGGNSQAPQFVVVGGIWVPPPEYATVAASTTTTASGEAARPSPSSAGVYAPLAIAAAPQQRNPSKDHSPSHSEGRGSHSAGEAHSKSPSTSSSTHTATSSPVD from the exons atggataataatcatcatcatcatcatcatcatcagttcCAGAAAATGCAGAGCTACATGGAGGCTCTGGAGGAGGAGAAGCGCAAGATCCAAGTCTTCCAGCGCGAGCTCCCTCTCTGCTTGGAGCTTGTCAACCGAG CGATCGAGGCGTGCAGGCAGCAGCTGTCCGGGACGACCACGGAGAACATGCAGGGAGGCCAATCCCAGTGTTCGGACCAGACTTCGACTGACGGTCCGGTCCTGGAGGAATTCATTCCCATCAAGAGAATTTGCTCGGCTTCCGATgacgaggaagaggaagaaggagacgaGCAGCATTCGCACAAGAAGTCTAAGAGTGACGGCGCCGCTGATAAGAAGAAATCCGACTGGCTCAGATCTGCCCAGCTTTGGAATCAAACCACCCCAGGTCCGACTCCTCAACAG GAAGCTACACCGAGACGGGTATCGGTGGTAGAGGTGACGAGAAATGGTGGGGCCTTTCAGCCTTTTCTTAGGGAGAACAAGATCCCTGTCAAGACCAGCACCAGCCACGACAGTGATCGTCAGAACAAGAACAACCAATCTCTGATCGAATTACATTCGCCGGTCCCGGTCACCGCCACGAGCTCGACGGCGGACACCACAACGGCCAACGGCAACGGCAACGGGACCaggaaagaggagaaggaagggcAGACCCAGAGGAAGCAGCGGCGGTGCTGGTCGCCGGAGCTGCACCGGCGGTTCCTCCAATCTCTTCAACAGCTCGGCGGCCCACACG TTGCAACACCGAAGCAGATTAGGGAGCTGATGAAGGTGGACGGGCTCACTAACGACGAAGTCAAAAGCCATTTACAG AAATATCGCCTGCACACCAGAAGACCGAGCCCGACCCAACACGGCGGCAACTCGCAAGCCCCTCAGTTCGTCGTGGTGGGAGGCATATGGGTCCCGCCGCCGGAGTACGCGACGGTGGCCGCCTCCACGACGACAACCGCGtccggggaggcggcgaggccCAGCCCTTCGTCGGCCGGGGTCTACGCGCCGCTGGCGATTGCGGCGGCGCCGCAGCAGAGGAACCCTTCTAAGGATCACTCGCCGTCGCATTCGGAAGGAAGAGGGAGCCACagcgccggcgaggctcactcCAAATCGCCGTCCACGTCGTCTTCGACCCACACCGCCACATCTTCGCCTGTGGATTGA